A genomic window from Anthonomus grandis grandis chromosome 2, icAntGran1.3, whole genome shotgun sequence includes:
- the LOC126733497 gene encoding uncharacterized protein LOC126733497 — MSDSEETTHIVLDTERIIVEVEKRPALYNKELKEYSDRNAKEKLWTEVCANVIPKWHELSGAERKDRGKELQKEWKNLKDRFIKDIKVQKDIASGSAASKKRKYIFADIMQFLLPELKDRSTDTNIPETDIGTHDINDSKNISKEDEASGVKCHACHSAENYYLYPKITS, encoded by the exons atgtctgACAGTGAAGAAACGACCCACATCGTTCTTGATACTGAGAGAATTATTGTGGAAGTGGAAAAAAGACCAGCGCTGTATAATAAAGAACTGAAGGAATACAGCGATAGAAATGCGAAAGAGAAATTATGGACAGAAGTATGCGCAAATGTAATACCAAAATGGCATGAACTATCAGGTGCAGAAAGAAAAGACAGAG GTAAGGAGTTACAAAAGGAGtggaaaaacttaaaagaccGATTTATCAAGGACATCAAGGTGCAAAAAGACATTGCCAGTGGTTCAGCAGcatcaaagaaaagaaaatatattttcgcTGATATTATGCAGTTTCTCCTACCAGAACTAAAGGATCGAAG tACCGACACTAACATTCCAGAAACAGACATAGGCACACATGATATCAATGATTCgaaaaatattagtaaagagGATGAAGCGAGTGGTGTGAAATGTCACGCCTGTCATTCAGCAGAAAACTACTACCTATACCCCAAAATCACGTCCTAA